TAGATACTTTGAGGCGTTTATATCCAACATAATAAATAAAAATGTATGGATTATAAACTATTAGATAGTGGAGAGGGGAAAAAACTCGAGAGTTTTGGTCCGGTGACTCTTATTCGTCCCTCCTGCAGCGCAATCTGGCCAAAAAGTTCACCCTCTTTATGGAAAAAAGCTCAAGCAGAGTATCAAAGATCGGGAGAAGATGGTAAATGGTACCATAAATCTTCCGTTCCGCAAGAATGGCGAGTTTCTCTAAACGATGTTGACTGTACGTTAAAACTTACTTCTTTTGGCCACATTGGTATTTTCCCCGAGCATTCGGGATTCTGGCCTGAGTTAAAAAAAAATATAGATAGTCATTCGGAATGCCGAGTATTAAATTTATTTGCTTATACAGGAGCCACCTCCATCTTTGCTGCGAAGTGTGGGGCTAAGGTTTGCCACGTCGATTCTTCAAAAGCTGCTATAAAGTGGGCTCAGAAAAACATTGAAAATAACTCTCTACAAGAAAAAAGAATTTTTTGGATTATTGAAGACGTCTTTTCTTTTTTAGAGAAAGAGGTACGAAGAGGAAAGAAGTACGATATTATCCTATTAGACCCTCCTAGCTATGGCCGCGGAGCCAATGGTGAAGTTTTCAAAATAGATAGAGATTTCTTTTCTTTATTAGTCTTATGTTCCCAGTTGCTTTCCGACACTGGTTCTTATGTTTTGATAACCTCACATACACCAGGGCATACCCCCGAGCTTTTACATAGCTTAGCTATTCGTGCGTTGCCTTTGGATAAAAAAGGATGGAGCGTGGGAGAGAGTTTTTGTGGTTCTGGGGAGCAGGCCCTACCTTCGGGAGTATTTGCTAAATGGAGTTTATAGGAAAAAACAACCCTAAATTAAAAGAAGCTATTGCATTGAAACGTAACCGCTCTAAAAAAGGGGAGTGGTTTCTTCTAGAAGGATTTCGAGAAATTCAAAAAGCAATAGCTTCGGGATACGAATGTTTACGTATTTTTTGCGGTGCTAATGTTTCAGAAAAAGAACAACCTTTTTTTAATGAAATTCTCTCGTCTTCTTTAGAAAAGGTTTATTGTTTAGATGAAACGCTAGCGCAGCTTTCTTATAAAGAACATCATGATAACTTTATTGCTGTGATGAAAAAGCGTTGGTGGTCCCGAGAGGCCTTTTTAAGGCATAAGAAAAATCGCCTGCCTTTTTATTTGATCATAGAACAGATAGAAAAACCCGGAAATGTTGGTTCCCTTTTAAGAATAGCGGACGGCGCGGGTGTAGATGGGGTGATTTTGTGTGATCCCATCGTGGACATCTATAACCCCAATGTCCTTCGTGCTTCTTTAGGAACGGTTTTTACTCTTCCTATTTGGTCTGCCACTTTAAATGAAGTCATGCAGACTATCTCCGAAGAGCAGTGGCATGTTTTTGTAACCTCTCCAAGAGCGAACTCCATATATTTTTGTGAAAACTATCAACAGCCCCTCGCTCTAGTCTTCGGTTCTGAAAAAGACGGTGTGACCTCACAGTGGCTTAATGGGGGCTTTTCAGAAATAGCTCTGCCTATGTTTGGTCAGGCAGATTCTTTAAATTTATCCACCGCGGTCGCAGCAGTTACTTATGAAGTTGTTCGTCAGCGATGGCGTCCTTAAGTTGTCTAGAGGAGTATAAAAACATTTTTTAATTAATCAAAAATAGTTTGTGTTGTTTGTGCGCGAGAAAGGGATTAATTAAAAAAAGACCTCATAGTTTATTATAAGGAATTTTTTAAGTTCTATGTGTAAACTTGATTTTTAATGTTTTTTATGAGATGCTTCTCATTTCCAGGATGCGGCGAAGATTATGATGGTAAAGAATCGTAATTTTCTGAATGGATGATCAGTGAGTTAAAACGAAGTTCGATGAAAACACGATTGCCTTCGCCCTTTTTTATTTTTTATCGTCGCTTAACTGTGGCTATTAGCTTTGGGCGAATCCTTAGATGGGGGTGGTTAGGCAAGGTTTTATCCTTAGCTTTTGCTTTCATTACATGGATTCGACGAAAGTTGTTTTTTTCAGCACCCTATCGTGTGCCATCTACTGTAATCAGTGTGGGGAATATAGTTCTCGGTGGTTCAGGGAAGACACCTACGGTACTGTGGCTAGCTGAAGCTCTTAAAGCGCAAGGGCATTCTTGCGCTGTTCTTTCTCGTGGCTATAAGAGTAAATGTAGTCGGAAAAGAAAGCTCACTATAGTAGATCCTGAGGTACATAACGCCGATTATGTAGGAGATGAGCCTCTGCTTATGGCAGAGAAGCTTTCTCCAAGGACTGTTTTTGTGCACAAAGATCGTAGAGTTTCTGCTAAGCAAGCTGCTAAGAGTTTTGATATTTTAATTTTGGACGATGGTTTCCAAAATTACAAGCTACACAAAGACGTGGAAGTTGTTGTAGTGAATGGCCAGGATCCTTTAGGTGGAGAAGCTTTTTTCCCAAAGGGTCGGCTACGAGATTCCCTTAAGAGATTGCAGAAGGCAGACTTTCTCATTGTGAATGGTCACTGTTCTTCAGAGAATCTAGAACGATTAAATCATTGGTGCCTAGCACCAAGAATTTTTGTTGAGCCTCGTATTTCTCAAGTGCTTTGGGAGCCTAGTGGGGAAAATATGTCCGTGGAGGAGCTTCATGGACTAGCCGTTGGTGTTTTCTGTGGTATAGGATTTCCTCAGGGATTTCTTGATATGCTGAAGAATGCCGGGGCGAAAATCTTAGGAACATATTTACTGCCTGACCACGCAGGAATAACAAAGAAAGAATTGCACTATTTCTCTTCAAAAATGGCCATGCGCCAGTGTCAGGGGATATTGTGCACAGAAAAGGATGGTACAAAGCTTGGTGAATTAATTCACGAGCAAGGAATTCTCCCTATAGGGAAAGTCCAAATGCAGTTTTCTTTTACAGATTGTGAGGGGAATACCGTTTCT
This window of the Chlamydia sp. BM-2023 genome carries:
- a CDS encoding RNA methyltransferase → MEFIGKNNPKLKEAIALKRNRSKKGEWFLLEGFREIQKAIASGYECLRIFCGANVSEKEQPFFNEILSSSLEKVYCLDETLAQLSYKEHHDNFIAVMKKRWWSREAFLRHKKNRLPFYLIIEQIEKPGNVGSLLRIADGAGVDGVILCDPIVDIYNPNVLRASLGTVFTLPIWSATLNEVMQTISEEQWHVFVTSPRANSIYFCENYQQPLALVFGSEKDGVTSQWLNGGFSEIALPMFGQADSLNLSTAVAAVTYEVVRQRWRP
- the lpxK gene encoding tetraacyldisaccharide 4'-kinase; translated protein: MKTRLPSPFFIFYRRLTVAISFGRILRWGWLGKVLSLAFAFITWIRRKLFFSAPYRVPSTVISVGNIVLGGSGKTPTVLWLAEALKAQGHSCAVLSRGYKSKCSRKRKLTIVDPEVHNADYVGDEPLLMAEKLSPRTVFVHKDRRVSAKQAAKSFDILILDDGFQNYKLHKDVEVVVVNGQDPLGGEAFFPKGRLRDSLKRLQKADFLIVNGHCSSENLERLNHWCLAPRIFVEPRISQVLWEPSGENMSVEELHGLAVGVFCGIGFPQGFLDMLKNAGAKILGTYLLPDHAGITKKELHYFSSKMAMRQCQGILCTEKDGTKLGELIHEQGILPIGKVQMQFSFTDCEGNTVSLLDRIDKIHNSKR
- a CDS encoding class I SAM-dependent methyltransferase, which codes for MDYKLLDSGEGKKLESFGPVTLIRPSCSAIWPKSSPSLWKKAQAEYQRSGEDGKWYHKSSVPQEWRVSLNDVDCTLKLTSFGHIGIFPEHSGFWPELKKNIDSHSECRVLNLFAYTGATSIFAAKCGAKVCHVDSSKAAIKWAQKNIENNSLQEKRIFWIIEDVFSFLEKEVRRGKKYDIILLDPPSYGRGANGEVFKIDRDFFSLLVLCSQLLSDTGSYVLITSHTPGHTPELLHSLAIRALPLDKKGWSVGESFCGSGEQALPSGVFAKWSL